From a region of the Zingiber officinale cultivar Zhangliang chromosome 4B, Zo_v1.1, whole genome shotgun sequence genome:
- the LOC121976491 gene encoding ribosome production factor 2 homolog → MLKIKTPKTQRAKRALDNRAPKIVENAKKTLILHGTKTSGVVNAVLMQIYHMKRDNAVKYTKKNENIRPFESGGETSLEFFSLKTDCSLFVFGSHSKKRPNNLVLGRMFDHHIYDLVEVGVDNFKSTETFGYDKKLTPRIGSKPFFAFIGEGFESVEELKQLKEVLLDLFRGEVVENLNLAGIDHVFVCTAVSPTTVFFTHCALRLKKSGTLVPRMELVEVGPSMDLVIRRHRLPNDSVKKEATKTTSDQLKKKIKNVSSDIVQGKIGRIYIPDQKAGSIPLSNDIKGLKRERREAKKSKRAQETGENEAKKQKTCSDDHKLIGN, encoded by the exons ATGTTGAAGATAAAGACCCCCAAGACTCAACGAGCAAAACGTGCGCTCGATAACCGTGCTCCTAAAATC GTTGAGAATGCTAAGAAGACACTCATACTTCATGGTACGAAAACAAGTGGCGTGGTCAACGCGGTCCTAATGCAAATTTATCACATGAAGAGAGATAATGCGGTGAAGTACACTAAGAAGAACGAAAATATTAGACCTTTTGAGAGTGGCGGGGAGACTTCTCTGGAATTTTTCTCTCTTAAAACTGATTGCAGTCTTTTTGTG TTTGGTTCTCATTCTAAGAAAAGACCAAACAATCTAGTTTTGGGGCGAATGTTTGATCATCATATTTATGACCTTGTTGAAGTTGGAGTGGATAACTTCAAATCAACAGAAACCTTTGGGTATGACAAGAAATTAACTCCTCGAATTGGTTCAAAGCCATTCTTTGCTTTCATAGGGGAAGGATTTGAAAGTGTGGAAGAGTTGAAACAGTTGAAGGAAGTCTTGCTTGACCTCTTCAGAGGAGAG GTTGTAGAAAACCTAAATCTTGCAGGCATTGATCATGTGTTTGTATGCACAGCTGTTTCTCCAACTACAGTCTTTTTCACCCACTGTGCTCTTCGCCTAAAAAAATCTGGCACATTGGTTCCTAGGATGGAATTAGTTGAGGTTGGACCATCCATGGATTTGGTGATTCGGCGGCACCGACTTCCTAATGACAGCGTAAAGAAAGAGGCAACGAAAACCACTTCTGATCAGCTGAAAAAGAAG ATAAAAAATGTAAGCAGTGATATAGTCCAGGGTAAGATTGGCAGAATCTACATTCCAGACCAAAAG GCTGGTAGCATTCCACTATCAAATGACATTAAGGGTTTGAAGAGGGAACGACGTGAGGCTAAGAAATCAAAACGCGCTCAAGAAACTGGAGAAAATGAAGCAAAGAAACAAAAGACATGTTCAGATGATCATAAGTTGATTGGCAACTAG